TACCGGCACCCTGATCAGTGCCGAAGCCACTCTCCAAGCACGTGAGCGTATCACCAATTCCGGCCCTAACGCCCTGATGGGTGCCACCGATGAGAATGGCACCTTAGCCTTGCTAGCACCGGTGATTGAAAACAGCGATACCGTCACTGACACCGACACGGCGCCAACGACCACCATTTTAGGGATGGGTAACGTCATTCTGGCGGGCGTTTTAGACAATAACGGTCTCTACCAGCAAGCCGCTCAGGTACTCAATATCTCTGGCTTAATTGAGTCAGGTAAAGACCTGTTGGTTTACGCCACGACGCTCACCAATCGTCGCCATATTTTGACCGCCAATAGCAACTTTGTTGTGGCCGACACTGTGAATGGGTCAGCGTATTGGACTGCGGATAACCCTGACATTCCGGGTGGACGCTATGCTGAGCCCCCTCATGGTGGCTCGATGAATAGCGATTATATCGGCACAGATTATACGTCGACTATCGCCTATAACAGCATCGATAACATCAGCCCTGAAGCGCAACTGTTGGCTGGCGGGAACTTGACCGCTCAAGTCGGCACACTGGAAAATTACTGGAGTAAAGTCAGTGCGCAAGGCGAGATTGATCTGACCGGTGTCACTGTGCAACAAGATGGTTGGGGGAATGCGCAACGGCTGATCGAAAGAACAACCTCCACAGGCGTGTGGCGTTATCGTACCTATAAAGGTGATTTATGGGGCACCGCTTGGGGTCCACAGGTGAGTGAACAGGCGACCAACCAATACGCCTCCAGCCTCACCGCAAAAACCATCAGTGGCAGCGGGAGCACGATCAATAATGGGGCCAACCCCGGTGCTGTTACGCCTCCCGGAGGGAGCAGCAATACAGGGAAAGATCTGGCTGTCGAATTTAACGGTATCTCCCTGACACAACCTAATGGCGGACTGTATCAATTCAGTACTGACTACACCGTCAACAGCCAGTACCTAATAGAAACAAATCCTGCCTTTGCCAATCTGAATAACTGGCGCGGATCAGACTACGTTCTCCAGCAGTTGAATAGCGATCCTAGCGTGATACACAAACGTCTAGGAGATAATGCCTATGAACAGCGTTTAGTGCGGGACCAGATTCTGGCGTTAACGGGCCAAGCGGTCGCCAGTGATTATCGTAGCGCGCAAGAACAATTCGAGCAGTTATTTGCGGCGGGCCTTGAGTACAGTAAAGCGTTCAATATTGCCCTTGGTACTCACCTCAGTGCTGAACAAATGGCGGCATTAACCACCAATATCGTGCTGATGGAAACCCGCGAAGTGTCGGGGCAAACCGTGCTGGTGCCAGTGGTCTATTTGGCGGGCGTGAAGCCGGGTGACCTACAGGCTAACGGATCATTGATTGCAGCAGAGAATATCACTTTAACCGATATGCAGGGGTTCAATAACTCAGGCGCGATGATCGCCACCAATAACCTGAACCTCAGCATGGCGCAAGACATCACGCTCAATAACCGTGGCGGCTTACTTCAGGCCGGTGGCAATATGTTGCTCAGTACACTGAACAGCGACATTGACCTGACCAGCGCGCGCTTAAATGCGACCAACCTGCAACTGGATAGCGGCCGCGATGTGATACTGCGTACCAGCAGTGAACAACTCATCAGCAATAATGGATCTGTGCAGCGGAATCAGACCCTACTAGGGGCACTGGCCAGCATCAACGTCAGCAATCATGCGGTGATCAATACTGAACGTGACTTTATCCAACAAGGCGCGGGCCTGAACGTGGGCCAAGATATTCAGGTCAATACCGGCGGCGATTGGCTACTCAATACGGTACAAACCCGTGACCAGATCAGTTCGAACTATGGCCACGGCAGCGCGACCAGCGAGCATATTCGCCATCTGGGGAGCGAGGTCAATGTCGGCGGTGCGCTAACGGCTAACGTCAACAATCTGACCGCCGTGGGGGCCAATATTAATGCCGATTCACTTGATGTGCAGGCACAAAATATCCACCTAAGTGCCGCCACGGACAGTCTGCAAGTGACCGGTGAATCCTCGAGCAAGCGCCATACCAGCTCAGTGGAGCTCTATGATGAAACCCTGCGTGGCAGCCAGTTAAACGCCACGGGCGATATTAATCTGAATGCGGCAAAAGACATCAATATCAGTGCCAGTGGCATACAAACCGATGGCGCGCTAAAACTGGCCGCAGGCGGCGATGTCACTCTCACCACGCAGACAGAGCAACATGATGAACAGCGCAATCATACCGGCACTAAAAAAGGTCTGGCCTCCAGCACCACCACCCGCACCGAAGACAGTATTAGTCAAACCTGGGCGGTAGGCTCCATGCTGTCAGCCGGATCAATTGATGTCAGCGGCAAAAATATTGCGGTCATGGGCAGCAATGTGGTGGCCGATAACGATATTAATTTGCGGGCGAAAGACAATATCACCATCGGCACTGCGCAGCAGAGCGAGAGCGAGTCTCACCTGTTTGAGCAGAAAAAATCCGGCCTGATGAGCACCGGCGGCATTGGTGTTATGGTCGGCAGTAACAGCACCAAAATGACCGATACCGGTCAATCAATTTCCAATGTTGGCAGCACCGTCGGCAGCGTACTGGGCAATGTCAACATGACGGCCGGTGAAGACCTAACGGTAAAAGGTTCTGATGTGTTAGCCGGTAAAGACATCAGTCTGACCGGTAAAAACGTCGCCATTTTGGCGGCTGAAAACCAAAGTAACCAAACCCACAGCGTCGAGCAAAAAAGTAGCGGCCTGACGCTGGCCCTGTCTGGCGCAGTCGGCAGCGCCCTGAACACCGCGGTGACCACCGCCAAAGATGCCAGTGAAGAAAGCAATGGTCGCTTGGCTGCACTGCAAGGTGTGAAAGCGGCCCTCGGTGGTGCGCAGGCAGTACAAGCAGGCCGACTGGTAGAGGCTCAAGGAGGTGATACCGCCAGCATGTTCGGTGTCAGCGCCTCATTAGGCTCACAAAAGTCCTCCTCGCAACAGCATCAGGTGCAGACCAGCGTGACCGGTTCGACCCTGACGGCGGGCAATAATCTGATCATCAACGCCACCGGTGATGGTCACCCCGCGAACAGTGGCGATATTGTGGTGCAAGGCAGCCAACTCAAAGCCGGTGGCGATACCACTCTGGATGCGGCTCGAGATGTGTTGCTACTCGGCGCGGCCAATACACAAAAAACTGACGGCAGTAACAGCAGCAGCGGCGGCAGTGTGGGCGTCAGTGTAGGGTTAAATGGCACCAGTAGTGGCCTGAGTATTTTTGCCAACGCCAACAAAGGGCAAGGCAATGAGCACGGTAACAGTACGACCTGGACGGAAACACAGATTGACACGGGCGGCACACTGTCGCTCAGCAGCGGTCGTGATACCTCACTGGCGGGCGCTCAGGTGAGTGGCGAAACGGTGAAGGTTGATGTGGGCCGTGACTTGTTGCTGCAAAGCCAGCAGGACAGCGACAATTATGATTCGAAGCAGACCAGTACCAGCGGCGGTGTCAGTGTCGCGGTGACCGGAGGTGGTTCAGCCAATCTGAGCATGAGTCAGGACAAGTTACACAGCAATTATGACTCGGTGCAGGAACAGACCGGTATCTTTGCGGGCAAAGGTGGCTTTGATATCACCGTCGGCGAACACACCCAGCTTGATGGCGCAGTGATTGCCAGTACTGCTGACAAGAGTAAAAACAGTCTGGATACCGGCACGCTGGGCTTCAGTAACATCGAAAACAAAGCCGATTTCAAGGCCGAGCATCAAGGTGGCAGCCTGAGTACCGGTGGCCCGGTGGGGTCTGACCTACTGAGTAATTTGGGTAGCGTGGTGCTCTCCGGTCTGGGCAATGATGGTCATGCCGATGGCACGACGCAATCAGCTATCGCGGATGGCACAATTACCATCCGCGATACCGATAAACAGCAGCAGAATGTCGATGACCTGAGCCGCGATACCGACAACGCCAACGGTAGCATCGGCCCTATCTTTGATAAAGAGAAAGAGCAGAACCGCCTGCGTGAAGCGCAGCTCATTGGCGAGATTGGTGGTCAGGCGATGGATATTGCGCGTACGCAAGGGGATATTATCGCCACCAAAGCGGCGAACGAGAGGATGAAGAATGTCACGCCGGAAGATATTGCGGCAGCAGAAAAACAGTGGGCAAAGGCCAACCCGGACAAAGTGCCCACTGCTGAGGATATCAATAACCAGATTTACCAGACCGCTTACAATCAGGCGTTTAACGAGTCAGGGCTAGGCACCGGCGGCGCAGTACAGCGTGCCATGCAGGCAGCAACGGCGGCGGTACAAGGCTTGGCGGGTGGGAATATGGCGGCAGCACTGGCGAATGGTGTGGCACCGTATATCACTAAACTGATCGCCGATACTTTACCTGACGATCCGGTATCGCGCACACTGGCACATGCGGTAGTTAATGCCGCGCTAGCCGCAGCGCAGGGTAATAACGCTCTAGTGGGTGCGGGTGGCGCGGTCACTGGTGAACTGATAGGCATGATCGCTTTAAATGCTTACGGCAAGCCGGTTAGTGAACTAAGCGAAACGGAAAAACAAAAGGTCTCGGCACTGGCAACGTTGGCGGCAGGATTGGCGGGTGGATTGATTGGCGATAGTACAGCAGATACAGTAGCAGGTGCGCAGACCGGTAAAACGGTGGTTGAGAATAATGCGCTGGGTTGTTCAACATTAACGTGTTTGAATAACCCTCTCGACCTGAGCAAACCCACACTAGGTGGTGTAGGCGCGGTATTCGGTGCTGCCGGCGGTGTTGCGATAGCTGATGCATTGAATGGAGATAAAGAGAATGAATCAGGCCCGAACATAGGCAAGGATCTGACTGAGGCAGACAAGGCGGAATTAGGAGGGACGGGTTCTGGTACACCAGGTGGCTGGGGACCAGAAGATGAGGAGAATGCAAGGAATAATGATTTAGTCATAGATGAAAAAAAATATGACTATTTATTCGGCAATTCAGCTAGTAACCCACATAATGCAGCTCGCTCTAACCAGTTAGCTTCTACGATGGAAAATCTAGGTATATATAACGATGCTGGAGGCCAGAGGATTTTAGCTGAACATTTTAAAGCAACAGCAAATACTCCTAGAAATGTAATTAATACGTTTTCAAATGAATTTGGTACGTTTGAGGTAAGGGAATCTCTTCTGATGGGGCCATCAGGTAAGGCCGCTCGACTACAAACAACATTTGAAATATTACCTAATGGTTCACGAAAATTTGTGACTACCATTCCTAAATAGGAGTTTAATGATGAACATAAAAAACTATCCAGACTCTATTGATTTACTTGATTTTTTCGATAGTGAACCTGTTTTTATAGATTTAAGCTCGGGAACATACTCTTATCAGGTGACTGATTGTTTAGGCATTAACGTTACGTTCACATTTTCTGTGGTTGAGGGTTGGATAAGTGCTGAAGTGAAAATAGGAGATAAAAAAATACAGTATTTTATAGTTGAAGGAGTGAGTGAGTTTTCAATTGTAAAAGATGTAATGGCCAAGTATATCAGCGTGAAAACACTATCTATTGATAGAGAGTGCAAGGTTGAGCTAAAGATTAAACCTAATATTATATTGAATATTAGTTCTATCATTCGCTAATTCATAGCCTTTACCCAACACCATGAATATTAATGAAAAATACTCTTCTTTGTCATATTTACTAAGGTGTTACTTTAACCAGGACTTTGAGGTGTTGTTTGGTAACGTAGATGAAACATTGGCAGCTTATAAAGCAACTGAGACTGTGGAAGAGCGGTTGCAGATGAAAGCTGAAATAGATTATCTGTTGGCACTTTCTCTGCCAGATGATGAATTACAGGACATCCTGCTTAACAAAATTGATTGTAACTATTATTACCCCAATGAATGGTCTTCATCTGAGGAATGGTTGAGGCATATATATAAACAAATGAACTGAAAACTCCCGGCCACTGGGCGGGATCTTTTCTTCTAAGCCCTAAATCTTCCCACTTCCCGCCGCTGTAACCGGATCAGACCGGGCGCAGCGGTGACGCATAGTCGTTCAACATTGGTGATCCAAGACTCGGCAACCGATTCTGACATGTTAGCCGGTAAAGACATCAGTCTGACCGGTAAAAACGTCGCCATTTTGGCGGCTGAGAACCAAAGTAGCCAAACCCACAGCGTCGAGCAAAAAAGTAGCGGCCTGACGCTGGCCCTGTCTGACGCAGTCGGCAGCGTCCTGAACACCGCGGTGACCACCGCCAAAGATGCCAGTGAAGAAAACAATGGCCGACTGGCCGCCCTGCAAGGCGTGAAAGCGGCCCTCGGTGGCGCTCAGGTGAGTGGCGAAACGGTGAAGGTTGATGTGGGCCGTGACTTGTTGCTGCAAAGCCAGCAGGACAGCGACAATTATGATTCGAAGCAGACCAGTACCAGCGGCGGTGTCAGTGTCGCGGTGACCGGAGGTGGTTCAGCCAATCTGAGCATGAGTCAGGACAAGTTACACAGCAATTATGACTCGGTGCAGGAACAGACCGGTATCTTTGCGGGCAAAGGTGGCTTTGATATCACCGTCGGCGAACACACCCAGCTTGATGGCGCAGTGATTGCCAGTACTGCTGACAAGAGTAAAAACAGTCTGGATACCGGCACGCTGGGCTTCAGTAACATCGAAAACAAAGCCGATTTCAAGGCCGAGCATCAAGGTGGCAGCCTGAGTACCGGTGGCCCGGTGGGGTCTGACCTGCTGAGTAATCTGGGTAGCGTGGTGCTCTCCGGTCTGGGTAATGATGGTCATGCCGCTGGCACTACGCAAGCAGCCATCGCTGATGGCACGATTACCATCCGCGATACCGATAAACAGCAGCAGAATGTCGATGACCTGAGCCGTGATACCGACAACGCCAACGGCAGTATCGGCCCTATCTTTGATAAAGAGAAAGAGCAGAACCGCCTGCGAGAAGCGCAGCTCATTGGCGAGATTGGTGGTCAGGTCAGTGATATTGTTCGCACGCAGGGCAGAATAGCGGAAGAAAAAGCGCTGAAAGACCCAGAAGCGATTCAGGCGGCAAAAGAAGCGCTGGCTCAAAAAGGGATCTTGACGCCAACGGAAGAACAACTGACCAACCAGATACGCAATACCGCCATGGCGCCTTACGGTACTGGCAGTGCCCTGCAACAAGGCATTCAAGCAGCGACGGCAGCGATACAGGGGCTAGCGGGCGGTAACATGGCGCAGGCACTGGCGGGCGCTTCAGCACCGTATCTGGCGGAAGTCATTAAGAAAAGTACCGGCGATAATCAGGCGGCTAACGCCATGGCACACGCCGTGCTGGGTGCAGTCACTGCCTATGCCAGTGGTAACAGTGCATTGGCAGGCGCTGCGGGTGCAGCAACGGCAGAACTGATGGTACCGGTGATTATCGCGGCGATGGGCTGGGATAAAAACAATCTCTCGGAAGACCAGAAACAGACGGTTAGCGCGCTGGCAACACTGGCAGCAGGACTAGCGGGTGGCTTGACCGGTGATAGCACCGCTGATACGGTTGCGGGTGCGCAGACAGGGAAAAATGCGGTTGAGAATAACTTCCTGAAGGTTGTTGCGGAAGGTTGCGCTATCGCTGCGCCATGTCGTAGTAAGGTCGCAGAGCAGTTACTGGAGATAGGCGCAAAAGCGGGTATTGCAGGGTTGGCAGGGACAGTCGTGAAGGATATAGCGGATAAGATGACGTCCGATGAACTGGAGCATCTTGTTACCTTGAAAATGATGGGTAACGATGAGATCACTAGTAAATATCTGAGTTCGTTGCAGGATAAATACGCACCTTTTCATACCGGTAACCAAGACACAACAGGCAAAGGACCGAGCAATACCGGAGGAAATCAAACGCTAGATCTTAGTGGTACACCGACTCATACCGGAAACAATCAATCGTCAGGCCAAGGAGCTACGAATACCGGGAACACGGACGGTAAGCCTGATACTGGTGGAAACAGCACGGTAACACCTATCCCTAATGGTCCGAATAAAAATGATTTAGCTTATATGTCAGAAAAACCATTAGGACTAGGTTCAACTGGCAGAACGGAACCAAATTCCTTGCAAGAAAAACTAGCAATGGAACAGACTTTATCTAACCCTGCTGCTGGTCACCCTCTGCCACTTCCCATGGCAGATACACGATGGCCGAAAGAAGATGGCTGGGTGAAAATGACGCAAAGCATTAACGGCGTCGAAATACATTACGTCCGTAATACGAAAACTGGTCAGATAGATGACTTTAAATTTAAGTAGGTACAAAAAATGTTGATTCTATGTAACTCGACGTCCGGTAAGGACCTGCCCGATAACGCAAGGGTTATGGGGGAAACTGAAGAGACAAAATTCACTCCTTTGGAAATAGGTGTTGAATACAAGGTTTATGGTGTCATGTTTTACTCAAATCGGACTGACTTTTTACTCTGTCCTGAGGAGAATATGCCTCTTTGGGTGCCTTCAAATCTTTTTGAAGTCTTAGATGATAGGTTTCCAAATGATTGGGGATGTGTCATTACAGAGAAAAAAGAAGGGTATGTTGACCTATATGAGGCCTTTGGAATCAGTGCGATATGTGGCTATCTTGAGTTGGTTAGGTCGTATCAGCATTATCTTGGTATTCTCGAAAGAGAACCGAGTGAATTGCAAAAATTTTATATGTACAAGACGAGTTACTGAAAGGTTCCGTCCAAATGGACGGACTTTTTTGCTTGTACGCTTTGAAAACGTCCACTTCTCGCCGCTGCAACCAGATAACACCGGACGCAACGGCCACTCTCAATACAACTGAAAGTGGGTAATGCGAGACTTGCTAAGCCCGTCATGGTGCATAACTATCTGAGCAGCACGGAAGATAGCTTCCCAACGGAGTGGGAACGTCAAACAGAACCTGATGCATTGAATCATAAGGATTTGGAAAACGTTCTTGCGGTTCGCCCCCATATGAAGGGGAACCGTTGAACAACTTCTGCCCTATCTTTGATAAAGAGGAAGAGAAAAAGAAAGAGTAGAACCGGCTACCTTTTAGAGGAAGATGCCGCTTTTATTGATGTTCGTCTCTCTGACTCTGAAGTTGTCATATTCTCAGACGGCTTAAAAAAATGTTTTAAATACGATTCGGATGAACAAATAAATCAGTTCACTGAATATTCAATTAAAGAAGCGTTATCTTGGTTTTAGCCAATCTCTTGGGTCTAATAAAACCCATGGAGTCTACGCGATATATTTCTAAAAAATATAAAAAACCGGATTAATATTAATTTCACAAACTAGGACTTTATTAAAAATGAATGTAAAAATGATGGCAACACTTGCATCAATGATCGTTTTAACAGGATGTGCTAGCTCGCTCAAACCCGAAACTGTCAAAGCTGAGAATGGGAGTTCGGTTGATGTATTTAGTGTACCAGCCTTAGCAGAACTGAACGATAATCGCATAGCAGACAATAAATTGCGTGAAGTCACACCTACCCATAACACGGTGGGAAAAAGCCTAGCGGTATTATCTGTGTTAGCTGGGAGTTTTAGGAGCAGTGATTTTGATAAAGAAAACTATAAAGGAACTGCCATTGATTCTTTACCAAATCCAACAGATACATATCTCACCCCAAAATTGAAGCAGAATATTAGTCAGTGGATGGCTAAAAATGCCAGTGGGTATGTCTACAAGCAACCGCTTTACATCGGTCACGCAACATGGGCTCTTATTTTCAAAGACGCTGCAGCAAATGACACCATGTATCAGTTGAAGTATAAAGTCATAATCTATAAACGCCCTGAAGATGGAAGCATGTTCTCTGCATATGCTGTCGCTGAATGTGCTCCAACACCTGTGGAAGCGACACAGGCTGATTGGAGTGCAAATAGATATGCTAAAGTAACCACTGAAACAGAAAAATATATGAACAGTTGTTTGCTCGAGTTTAATAGTCAACTTCCACGCTTACTTAATAAATAAACGAGACACTTGAAAGACGCCAGACATCATTGCTGGCGTTAATTGTTGTAAATAATGAGGGGCAGTGATTCACATCCCTAGATGGGTATCAACTTGTTGTATTTTATGTCACCTGAAAAAAGTCATAGAAAAAGTCGTGAGTTTTCATCGCGTACCACTCTATTTCCCCCGAAGAGAATTAAATATACTCAAAACACGCATTGAAGAATCGCAATTGTTTCGGCTCATAAATAAATTTCAGTCCGCAAATATCTTCCTTGTGCTGATAGAGTTTGATAATACCATCTGCAACAACATCCATATGCGCGTAAGTGTACACTCGGCGAGGAATAGTCAGGCGAACGGTTTCCAGTTTGGGTCGGTGATGATCGCCAGTCTCTTTGTCACGGCCAGCAGAAATGATACCGCGCTCCATACTACGAACGCCCGTCTCCATATAAATGCTTGCTGCCAGACTTTGCGCCGGGAATTGATCCTGCGTCAGATGATCACAAAAACGGTGAGCATCAAGGAACACAGCATGGCCGCCCACTGGCTCGACAATCGGAATACCAGCACTCTTCAGTTTGTCACCGAGGTAGCGAACCTGCTTCACGCGATGCTCAATGTACTCATACTGCATTGCTTCGCGCAGACCAATTGCCATCGCTTCCATATCGCGCCCCGCAAGGCCGCCGTAGGATGGCATTCCTTCGTAAACCACCACTAGCTCTTTCGCCATCGAGAACATTTCATCATCGTCCATACACAAAAAACCGCCTATATTTACCAAGCAGTCTTTTTTGCCGCTCATGGTGCAACCATCGGCATAACTGAACATCTCATGTACGATATTTTTAATACTCTTGTTTTCGAAGCCTTTTTCCTGCTCTTTAATGAAGTAAGCGTTCTCCACGCAGCGCGTCGCGTCATAAAACACTTTAATTCCATGCGCCTGAGTCAGTTCTCTAACAGCACGCATATTAGCCATCGAGACTGGCTGCCCGCCCGCAAGGTTAACTGTCACAGCAAGGCAGATATAAGCAATATTCTCTGCCCCTTTATGATCAATCAGCATTTGTAGTTTTTTAAGGTCAATATTACCTTTAAAGGCGATATTCAATGCTGCATCATGTGCTTCGTCTCGAACAATATCTACAAAGGTTGCGCCATTCTTTTCTTGGTGAAAACGCGTAGTAGTAAAATACATATTTCCTGCAACATATTGACCTGGTTTAATGGCCAGTTGGGATAAAAGGTTTTCTACCCCTCGCCCCTGATGTGTCGGAATAATATGTTTAAAGCCAAACAATTCGCGAACGGTTTTTTCCAGATGAAAAAAATTTTCACTTCCTGAATAAGCTTCATCACCCATCATCATACCGGCCCACTGCTTATCACTCATGGCATTGGTGCCACTGTCTGTCAGCAGGTCTATATAAATATCTTTAGAGCTTAACAGGAAGGTATTATAGCCAGCTGCCCACATTTTATTTATGCGTTCATCACGCGAAATCATTGACACAGTTTCAACGCTTTTAATACGGAATGGTTCTGCCGGATAATTCATTTCACTCTCCAGTCAATAATGGTAATGTTCACATTCGGTTTAAATGAAACATATACATCCCATTATCAACTGAATAATGAAATGTAAATATGCATCGTCTGAGCCAACAGAAATAATAATATTATATCATTATGTAGGAGATGACAGTATAAGGAAATGGTCTTGTACGAATTAATGAATAGCAATAATAGAAAACATGTAAAGACGATGAATTCAAATTACGCAAGCTATATTTATTTTTTAATGTTCAACAAGTTACTCCCCCCCGTTGAGTTTCATTGACCAACAGGCCATTTAAGAGAGAGAAGAAACCGAAAACTAAACTTTCCAACTTCTTTTATATAATATGAAAGAATATGTATACCAAGATAATTTGTGATTATTATCACTATTCCTCATCAAATAAATGACCATTCTCGCTAATTATGTAAAGTAAATTTTACAGAAGAGATACATTAAAGTGAGTTAGATGCATACAACAACCAAAGTAACCGTCAACACGGTTACTTTGAGAAAATAATCACTCGGAGCAGTAAACCGTATCCACTATTCAATAAATCCCAATTTAAACTGTGCCTTACCTGCCAGTGACATCAGTTCGAGGTTCTCTGGATAGGAGGCTAATAACGGGAAGAATACAGAACCGCCAATAATACTCCGGCTATTGGATCCTGCTGGCCGCAACCC
The window above is part of the Yersinia massiliensis genome. Proteins encoded here:
- a CDS encoding hemagglutinin repeat-containing protein, whose amino-acid sequence is MNKNLYRIVFNKARGLLMVVADIAASGRATSSPSSGVGHAQRRCISALSSLNFSLLLALGCVSLSAQADIVADAGAPAGQQPTIISSANGTPQVNIQTPSSGGVSRNVYSQFDVDNRGVILNNGHGVNQTQLGGFVDANPWLARGEANIILNEVNSRDPSKLNGYIEVAGRKAQVVIANPAGITCEGCGFINANRATLTTGQVQLNNGQLTGYDVERGEIIVQGAGMDSSRQDHTDLIARSVKVNASLWANDLNVTTGRNQVDAAHQNINTKAADGSPRPTVAVDVANLGGMYAGKIRLIGTESGVGVRNAGEIGASAGDITITADGMLVNSGQISSAQQLTVKTTGEIENAGVLYAQGNTQLTTAGKLSNTGTLAAAGDTSLRAAEVNSSHNSVLGAGIKSDNSRITSGTLRVEASGKLLAQGKNISGTAQHFTGQSLDLSGSQTQSSDLALTAQGGDIDLTGADLSANQLSASTASMLRTDSARLIAEQMTLDAHSLSNVGGVIAQTGAADFNLNLAGALDNRGGTLLSKGNIAINAQRLDSDRSSLLGAGVQSDGRLMDAGNLKVTTQQDLIAQGQNIAAGAMALSGSRIDLTDSLVQAHEMNITATRGDISTQRANITSLGALIINANTNAGQTLDNQSGTLAANTMSLNLGQLDNHAGKITTSEDLSIQLQSDFSHLADSILQAGRDLTLNTRGSFTNDGQILAGGQLSTDSNSLLNNGNIIAAQASLTTAGALVNNGQILTSGRLNTDVNTLFNTGTLISAEATLQARERITNSGPNALMGATDENGTLALLAPVIENSDTVTDTDTAPTTTILGMGNVILAGVLDNNGLYQQAAQVLNISGLIESGKDLLVYATTLTNRRHILTANSNFVVADTVNGSAYWTADNPDIPGGRYAEPPHGGSMNSDYIGTDYTSTIAYNSIDNISPEAQLLAGGNLTAQVGTLENYWSKVSAQGEIDLTGVTVQQDGWGNAQRLIERTTSTGVWRYRTYKGDLWGTAWGPQVSEQATNQYASSLTAKTISGSGSTINNGANPGAVTPPGGSSNTGKDLAVEFNGISLTQPNGGLYQFSTDYTVNSQYLIETNPAFANLNNWRGSDYVLQQLNSDPSVIHKRLGDNAYEQRLVRDQILALTGQAVASDYRSAQEQFEQLFAAGLEYSKAFNIALGTHLSAEQMAALTTNIVLMETREVSGQTVLVPVVYLAGVKPGDLQANGSLIAAENITLTDMQGFNNSGAMIATNNLNLSMAQDITLNNRGGLLQAGGNMLLSTLNSDIDLTSARLNATNLQLDSGRDVILRTSSEQLISNNGSVQRNQTLLGALASINVSNHAVINTERDFIQQGAGLNVGQDIQVNTGGDWLLNTVQTRDQISSNYGHGSATSEHIRHLGSEVNVGGALTANVNNLTAVGANINADSLDVQAQNIHLSAATDSLQVTGESSSKRHTSSVELYDETLRGSQLNATGDINLNAAKDINISASGIQTDGALKLAAGGDVTLTTQTEQHDEQRNHTGTKKGLASSTTTRTEDSISQTWAVGSMLSAGSIDVSGKNIAVMGSNVVADNDINLRAKDNITIGTAQQSESESHLFEQKKSGLMSTGGIGVMVGSNSTKMTDTGQSISNVGSTVGSVLGNVNMTAGEDLTVKGSDVLAGKDISLTGKNVAILAAENQSNQTHSVEQKSSGLTLALSGAVGSALNTAVTTAKDASEESNGRLAALQGVKAALGGAQAVQAGRLVEAQGGDTASMFGVSASLGSQKSSSQQHQVQTSVTGSTLTAGNNLIINATGDGHPANSGDIVVQGSQLKAGGDTTLDAARDVLLLGAANTQKTDGSNSSSGGSVGVSVGLNGTSSGLSIFANANKGQGNEHGNSTTWTETQIDTGGTLSLSSGRDTSLAGAQVSGETVKVDVGRDLLLQSQQDSDNYDSKQTSTSGGVSVAVTGGGSANLSMSQDKLHSNYDSVQEQTGIFAGKGGFDITVGEHTQLDGAVIASTADKSKNSLDTGTLGFSNIENKADFKAEHQGGSLSTGGPVGSDLLSNLGSVVLSGLGNDGHADGTTQSAIADGTITIRDTDKQQQNVDDLSRDTDNANGSIGPIFDKEKEQNRLREAQLIGEIGGQAMDIARTQGDIIATKAANERMKNVTPEDIAAAEKQWAKANPDKVPTAEDINNQIYQTAYNQAFNESGLGTGGAVQRAMQAATAAVQGLAGGNMAAALANGVAPYITKLIADTLPDDPVSRTLAHAVVNAALAAAQGNNALVGAGGAVTGELIGMIALNAYGKPVSELSETEKQKVSALATLAAGLAGGLIGDSTADTVAGAQTGKTVVENNALGCSTLTCLNNPLDLSKPTLGGVGAVFGAAGGVAIADALNGDKENESGPNIGKDLTEADKAELGGTGSGTPGGWGPEDEENARNNDLVIDEKKYDYLFGNSASNPHNAARSNQLASTMENLGIYNDAGGQRILAEHFKATANTPRNVINTFSNEFGTFEVRESLLMGPSGKAARLQTTFEILPNGSRKFVTTIPK
- a CDS encoding contact-dependent growth inhibition system immunity protein, producing MLFGNVDETLAAYKATETVEERLQMKAEIDYLLALSLPDDELQDILLNKIDCNYYYPNEWSSSEEWLRHIYKQMN
- a CDS encoding VENN motif pre-toxin domain-containing protein, which translates into the protein MTHSRSTLVIQDSATDSDMLAGKDISLTGKNVAILAAENQSSQTHSVEQKSSGLTLALSDAVGSVLNTAVTTAKDASEENNGRLAALQGVKAALGGAQVSGETVKVDVGRDLLLQSQQDSDNYDSKQTSTSGGVSVAVTGGGSANLSMSQDKLHSNYDSVQEQTGIFAGKGGFDITVGEHTQLDGAVIASTADKSKNSLDTGTLGFSNIENKADFKAEHQGGSLSTGGPVGSDLLSNLGSVVLSGLGNDGHAAGTTQAAIADGTITIRDTDKQQQNVDDLSRDTDNANGSIGPIFDKEKEQNRLREAQLIGEIGGQVSDIVRTQGRIAEEKALKDPEAIQAAKEALAQKGILTPTEEQLTNQIRNTAMAPYGTGSALQQGIQAATAAIQGLAGGNMAQALAGASAPYLAEVIKKSTGDNQAANAMAHAVLGAVTAYASGNSALAGAAGAATAELMVPVIIAAMGWDKNNLSEDQKQTVSALATLAAGLAGGLTGDSTADTVAGAQTGKNAVENNFLKVVAEGCAIAAPCRSKVAEQLLEIGAKAGIAGLAGTVVKDIADKMTSDELEHLVTLKMMGNDEITSKYLSSLQDKYAPFHTGNQDTTGKGPSNTGGNQTLDLSGTPTHTGNNQSSGQGATNTGNTDGKPDTGGNSTVTPIPNGPNKNDLAYMSEKPLGLGSTGRTEPNSLQEKLAMEQTLSNPAAGHPLPLPMADTRWPKEDGWVKMTQSINGVEIHYVRNTKTGQIDDFKFK